The genomic DNA AATCTCAATGTCAGCAGATTTTACTGGTTAAAGTGGTTTATCTTTAGTCAAGCCTTCAATCACTGGTATCTCACACCGTGTAATCATATTTGAAGTCAACCAAGGGCACAGAGATTAGTTCATTTATCACCGTGTTTCATACATAATTTACTATCCAATAGTGACTGCTGTCACAGGTCATGTGCTCAGCACCTAGATGTATTCATGCTGCACTGCAGTGCCTGGCACACTTCATTAAGACTCACTTTTCAGGGCAATATTCCTTCACTTTAGATGTTTAAGTGACATGATGCACAAGCTTTTTATGATGTTCTTACAGGTCTTTAAATATAGTATAAAGAATTCTAAATAAATCACCCAAGAGCTAGCCTATGTTCCTCTGCGGTTTGCAATAATAACTGAAACAGCTCTCTGGAAAGTCATTTAGATATAATGTGAAAGATATCCTTTCAACAACCCAAACCGCAAGAGGTCGGTCATTTTTAATCACCACAAAAATTAACAAGCATAAATGCATCGTCTGCTGCAGACTTTCAGGAGCCGGTGGAGCCTTTTTCAAGAGGAGTTAACGGTCAGGTGTTCTACTCTACAATCCCAGTAGTGACCACGGTCAAACCAGAAGGCTCAGGAAGAGATAAGCGCGAGTAAATATAGCAGTTGGGTGTAATCCACTTCGTGCAATTCATTATCCAGTGAGTGCTCATCTCATGTAGTGGAAAGTGGAAGAGACATTTGACATCAATGGTTTAGTTTGTTCCCCAGAATAAATTTATTCAAGTTGGGACCATACAAACCTAGTGaatgacaggaggaggaggtatcGGATATCTTTAACAGGAATGACATTGGTAAAGAGGATGTGGAACGTTTAAAATCATAAAGATGCACAAAGTACAGCCTTCGCCCAAAACTAAGGGTGAGACACTATAATTTGTTCCCATAAATAAGGCAGAATGCAGAGTCCATAGAAATGGAGAGTTATTACATTTAGCCAAATTGGACAGTGGTGTGACAATATGACAATTTACATGACTTTCTTCAGCTCGTCGTACAACACCAGCACAAAGGCGCCGCCCATGCCTCTGAGCACGTTGGACAAGGCTCCCTTGAAGAAAGCCTTGCCACCTTCATCGCGTGCAATCTTGCGCCAGCAGTCCATGGTGCCGCTGTACATGATGTCGGCTGAGGAAGGTAAGAAAAGAGCAGGATTTAGATAATGCATGTAGGCTTGAACCTATGGTACAGAATTCATTGCTGCATTTAGGCTGTCAATTACGTATTCAAAGCAACTATACACAATAGTAATGTAGATACAGCAGTAAATCATTACAACTGTAAAGATTAGTATTAATTAATAAGTAATTCAATTAAACTCACCTCCTTTGCGACCAGACTGCATCATCATACGTCTACGGACAGTGTCGAAGGGATATGAGGTCAGGCCAGCAACAGCTGTCACACTCTGTGCAATCATCCAGCTCACCAATATGCTGGCGTTCTTTGAGTCTGGGAGCATACCTGTAAACACAGAGGGGGAAACGTTACACATCTAGAAGAGGAACCACGAAGGAGGCAGTTTAGGGTGTTTGCCAATATAACATCTACATACCTTTAGCTGTGTCATAGATTCCGAAGTAGGCCGCCCTGTAGATGATGATGCCCTGCACAGACACATTGAAGCCCTGGTACAGACCCTTCAGGCCATCAGACCTGAAGATCTTAACCAGGCAGTCTCCCAGACCATTGAACTCCCTCCCGGCACCGGGTTTTCCAACATCAGCGGCCAGACGGGTACGGGCGAAGTCGAGGGGGTACACGAAGCAGAGAGATGTGGCTCCGGCGGCACCACCGGAGGCCAGGTTACCGGCGAAGTACCTCCAGAACTGGGTGCGTTTGTCAACGCCATCAAGGAAGATCTTCTTGTACTTGTCCTTGAAGGCGAAGTTGAGGGCCTGGGTGGGGAAATACCTGATGACATTGGCAAGGTTACCTCTCCAGAAGGAGATGAACCCCTGCTCCTTGGGGATACGGACAATGCAGTCCATGATACCCTTGTACTGCTTGTCCACGGTGATCTGCTTACTGGCATGTTGGACCTGGaataatgagaaagaaaagtgtGAAATAGGGAAGCTAATAAGTGTTGAGTGTCAATCACAAGGTCTCCTTGTTGTGACCTTGATGCATGTaaaacttattaaaaaaaaaaaaaaaaaaggtgctgcATAGTCTGCAGGTGAGTGTAATGAGACATCAGTACTGCCTAGCAATCACATGATTTATTCATCTGCCAAACCCATTTTTTAATTactaataaaacataaaattatataataagACGTTCACTGATTCATAAAGGAGGTTTTAGACACAATGTCGCAGTGCAGGTTGAGCAGTAAAGGCTGTAAAACGTGTTGACCCGGCTCTGAATGAGAGCCGGCCGGGCCTCTGTGCAGACGTCTTAAGGAGAGCCAGCACTCATAGCTGCATACGCAACCGGAAACATCACACAGAGGGGGTAAAGCTGGCGTATATACCCGCACTGTGGCGTTGCTTTACTGCCACACGACATGGAGGATGTGTAGAGACACCAGAGGAGCTGCTGTGCGTCTGTACATCATGTCCCCGCCTCAGTATCTGCGTTTGTCCTTTGTTAGCTAGCGGTGCGCCGGCTAAGGTTAACGTgggatgctaacgttagcatcccGGCTCGTGTAGGTCATTTCCCCGTCAGATGGTGACCTTAAACCCTCTGCAGACTCCCATTCATTCTCCATGAACACATACTAGTGAGCCACTAGTAGGTGACACTGTGTCTGCATAGTGACAACCTGCAGATGTTAAGGtttcactttaacttttttttaaacccaccCAATGTAAGTTAGCACACAAGCTAGCCGGCTAGCGGAAGGCGGTGTTACCTGGAGGAGCAGCTTCACTCTCTCGATGGGGGCGACGGCTGTTTTGGAGATGGCGGCGGAGATGCCACCAGCCAAGAAGTCCTTGGCGAATGAAACAGCTGTCTCGTTCATGTTGCGATGTTCTTGAGTGTCCCTTTCAGATAACCAGTAAACGATATATACCCCTCTGCCCTCTACAGATGATGGCCTACAACGACGAAATGGCCGATTGTATAGCAGCGTTGCGGATTTATATAATCTGACCCATCGCGATACAACGCGAGATCTGTGATTCTAAAGCCGTGAGCCAGTCCCTGCACGTCACGCGGCTCTCAGCCAATTAGAATGCAGAGAATGCGATGACGTCACTATGCGTATTTTAGCCGTGCTATAGGCGAGTAAATTGTGATATTGCGAAATACACGTGAAGGAAACTAAATTTAGACAGAAACCCCGATGTATAAATGCACCGACTTGCTCTTTTTAGGCTTCTTGCTTGAAAGTTACGCCCACAGACCAATGAAGACACCTCTAGGGCGTTACATGTATGTGCTCTGCATACCAGAGCAAAGTCACAGGGTCGTAAGGCTTTCAAGGACTTCACAGAGGCCTTTAGGTCAAAATTACATAACATATCTTAATTAAAATTTATAAAATATCTCTCAGCTAATGTGACGACCCTAAGCAATGGTAATTACAAGGGTAATTGTTATTGAGTAAGTAAGGTACTTTCCTCAGAATAATCTTGTTTTACATAACCTGGCCTATTAAGTACTGGTGTAAAGGTGAACCTTCCCTCTATACTATCTGTTTCGACTTCTGGACGTTGTTCCAATAGGCTTACACTTTAATCTGTCTTGTACTTTTTGCAAAATCCTGATGGTACTCGATGTCAgatgtttaatttcattttaagaaaTGTTCTTGAGCAACATAGTGTCAACAGTCTGcacctattttattttttttagcaactGTTGAAAAGAAAGATATGTTGTTGTAGCTAAGTGTTGTTACTGTGTATCATAGATGCCGTCAAGAGCATTTTAATTGCTAAAAGTCTCATTCATCCAGCTTAGGCTTCACCAAAATGTTCCACTAGAGGGCGGCACGAGACTTAATGTCTCTCTTTATTTAGTTGAAGAACATAACTCCATAGAACTACTGCATGCAGAGggacatgtttttaaataaccttacaatttgttttatttaataattaagtaTCATCAACtgaattatttatgtttaatgtgcTCAATTGtgactattttaaaaaaagattggtGTTTTCTGACATCTATCTATAAAAAACAGTATATGTGATGAAGCTtgacatacagtggggcaaaaaagtatttagtcagccaccaattgtgcaagttctcccacttaaaaagatgaggcctgtaattttcatcataggtatacctaaactatgagagacaaaatgaggaaaaaaaaaaatcctgaaaatcacattgtctgatttttaaagaatatatttgcaaattatggtggaaaataagtatttggtcaataacaaaagttcatctcaatactttgttatataccctttgttggcaatgacagaggtcaaacattttctgtaagtcttcacaagcttttcacacactgttgctggtattttggcccattcctccatgcagatctcctctagagcagtgatgttttggggctgtcgctgggcaacacagactttcaactccctccacagattttctaagGGAGTTGAGATCttgagactggctaggccactccaggaccttgaaatgcttcttacgaagacactccttcgttgcccgggcggtgtgtttgggatcattgtcatgctgaaagacccagccacgtttcatcttcaatgcccttgctgatggaaggaggttttcactcaaaatctcatgatacatggccccattcattctttcctttacacggatcagtcgtcctggtccccttgcagaaaaacagccacaaagcatgatgtttccacccccatgcttcacagtaggtatggtgttctttggatgcaactcggcattcttttctcctccaaacacttctattttggtttcatctgaccatatgacattctcccaatcctcttctggatcatccaaatgctctctagcaaacttcagacgggcctggacatgtactggcttaagcagggggacacgtctggcactgcaggatttgagtccctggcggcgtagtgtgttactgatggtagcctttgttactttggtcccagctctctgcaggtcattcactaggtccccccgtgtggttctgggatttttgttcaccgttcttgtgatcattttggccccacggggtgagatcttgcgtggagccccagatcgagggagattatcagtggtctcgtatgtcttccattttctaataattgctcccacagttgatttcttcacaccaagctgcttacctattgcagattcagtcttcccagcctggtgcaggtctacaattttgtttctggtgtcctttgacagctctttggtcttggccatagtggagtttggagtgtgactgtttgaggttgtggacaggtgtcttttatactgataacaagttcaaacaggtgccattaatacaggtaacgagtggaggacagaggagcctcttaaagaagaagttacaggtctgtgagagccagaaatcttgcttgtttgtaggtgaccaaatacttattttactgaggaatttaccaattcattcattaaaaatcctacaatgtgatttcctggattctttccccccattctgtctctcatagttgaagtgtacctatgatgaaaattacaggcgtctctcatctttttaagtgggagaacttgcacaattggtggctgactaaatacttttttgccccactgtatagcTGATTTCTTGTTGCACTCAAGGTCTCGATTTTGTGACAATATGTTCTCGTGGTCATTTATTCCTGTGACTGTTTTTAAAACTACTAATGTTTTTTATCAAGCCTCATAAAACAACagaactgaaagaaaaagatgattATCATTAAATGCCAGCTGTTGACTAGATGCCTCCCAGGCCTTGTTTATAGCCTGTTGTACGTTTAGCGTTTAGTGTGACCACACAAAACTCAGATAAGACTGTTTTGATTCAAACACATGCTGCACAGTAAACACTATTAACTCACAGTAAAAGGCCAATGCTCACATTATTGGAGTCTTTATAACTTACAGGAGGAACCTGCATGTCTAGGCTGCATCTACTGCATATGGTTGACCACATGGAGGAGCTGCCGTGATGCCATGCAGTCAGCGTTAAACCTCCTCTGAGGAACTCTGCCACAGACCAAGAAGACCAAGGTAACAACCTGATTtatctgaaaacacactgttgtAAAGGATGATTCACTCACTCATTCTGcaattgtttgttttacctAAAGCAGACTGTTTTTACTCTTTGTGCAGTGAACGGTCTCCttgtgttgccatggttactATTGATAATGATGCCTTTTTAAACGCCAggctttgttgtccttgtttggTTGAATGTGCATTTTAATGACACTCACTGTCCACTTGTATTTCTAACTGCCACTTGAGCATCCAGTTGAGCAGGAGGTGTAAATGAATCAGTGAGGACAGAAGGTCTGTGGCATGAAGTTTTTGCacattgcttttgttttcattgtagTGAGAGTGCAGTATTCTTCATCTGAATTGAAAAATAAGTGTTGAATGACTTTTATCAAAAAAATAGATCAGCTCTGCATTCAGTTTGATTTAGGTTAGAGGATTTAGTAGCatcgttagctgctagctgccgGCTCAACCCTCTCCATGGAGCTCAATGTCCATGAGGCAATAGATTTCTGCTCTGAATTCTATATCAATCTTTTCCAAAATCTTCAAAGGGCGCGAGCAAATATGGCAGCTGCTATGTGATCAAACTCGcaaatttatttagtttagctATTAACATCCTTGGAGATTATAAAGAGTATAAGCTTGTGCACGAACTGCACAATCAACCTGTTTGTTTggataaacaaaataaagtatccCTCACTGTCACAGGTTAGTTCCCCAATTTTCGGTGTTTCTCACTTCATGTCATCCGGTCTGGACCGGCCCGTTCCACCCACGGGTCAGCTGCAGCAGTGGAACAAGTAAAGATTTCACAGTCCCAGTCCTGCTGTAAGctgatataaatgtaaaaaggcTCTTGGGCTGCAAACTGGTCTCAAAGCAGTGGGggaaacatatttcattttacatgcAAGCTCACCTCTAAAGGCATAtgtggggtaaaaaaaacaaatcaataaaccAGAAACATGGTCCAAGTCAGAAGACAGTGTTGCTCTTCTTCAGCTCAAAATGTAGCTCTGTATGggtaacaaatatatatttttctatatgataataatataagtgTGATAGATAACGCCATTAGCCTACTGTCCATTCAATGGTTATCTGCCTGAAACACAGTCAGCCttttaaaccattaaaacaacacacacacacacacacacacacacacacacacacacacacacacacacacacacacacacacaaaaaaacccaatttGGTTTATCATCAGGCTTAGTGAGTGATAATTCTGTtatgtaaccccccccccaaacacaaTTGACTTTTCAATGCAGTGTATGGTGTTTACCTTCTGTTGTCCATCATGCTGATGCCTGAACTAATGGCTGAAACAGACCAGCTGTTCTCCCACAGGAAGCATTCTCACACCTCATGGGCACATTCAGACCTTTCGGCGACCAATCACATGGCGCAGTTAGCAGAGATGCGCCATGCAGTCCAAGCGCACTAATCCCAACTCTGTCTGTGGACAACTGTGGAGCTGCGATGCAACCACACGCGCGCAAGTCCAAATGCGACACACAACTCGCGCTTGGGAGTCGGGACTGGAACTGACTGGTGATCAGATGCAGATGAACTTTTTGgggatgaatgtttttttctttttctttatctgcgTCGTCTAAAGATCAATAGCATTATAACTGGGATTccgaaataaataaataaatgggatAACAACAACAATCGCGATAACTTGAATCGGTTCAGTTTAGGCAACTTTGTGCTTTGAGCCCGTCCGATCTGCCTCAATCcgcgcagcagcagcagaggaggaggctggaTGTGGCACGAGACGGGTCACTGAGCTGCAGCGAGTCGGGTGCGAGTTTCCTCCAGTCCCCAACTCTCCAATGTCACCGGACAGGATGATGATCTTTGGACTTCTGCTCAACGTCTTCTCCTGTGGTGAGCAGATCACAGCTCTCATTTCTACCAGCTGGTTATCTCTGTTTTAGATGTAGAATATTATATCAGCCTCTTTTGAGATGATAGCATCCATAGTCTGTTACATCTGGAGTGTACATTCATTCCCTTTGTCTTGTCTTCCAGTATCCAGAACTTGAGCACTAATGCACGCATGAATTCCCCTTTTTCCTCCAGGCAAATGCCTGATGAATTTAGCAGCAATTAGGCTTCAGCTACAGATTGGGAACAAGCCTCCAGCACAGATgcacatgagaaaaaaaaaaaaacggattTCAGTTTATATTGCTTATTATAATGTGTTCCTTATTATTCAGATTCTCCACACATTTATAGCAACTTAATCATGAAATGGTaacttttgtacattttttttatatatatattttttgttaatatttgcATAGTTTAGCTCATTGAATCTGACAAAGGGCAGCTGGCTcattgaaagagaaaaaagggagagagtaGAGAAAGACTGTGAGTTAAAGCATGCGACATATAAGATTTACTATTCAAGGTTTGAGTGGAACTTTTGAGAAGCCCCTCACAAAACCTTAAGAGATCCATAAAATCTGTTTCATTGTAGCAACAGCCTCAAACTCTCACATCTGGATGACATCATGGGTTCAGGTCTGTTATTTCTGACTTGGACTTCTTCCAAAAAGAGCCGTTCATCTTCACAAATATTGATTAGACTGTCTCGGGTCATAGAAATATCACACATGAATTGTTAAACTAAATGATGTCTTCTTTTACATTAAAGCATTTCATCTGCCACATATGTAAATcattgacattttacattagAAGTTGTGCATTAGAAGTTGATAGGATGAAGGTTTAAATgtggaaggaaaaaaatcataacgAAATGGCAGCATGGTAATGGATCAGTTTCAGGTGTCACTGTTTTATAAATCTTTGTCTTTGGTGGTGATCAAATGATGATGTTTGACATTTCAGCAGCTGCATTTGGATTCCTCTACtaccacacacgcacaagctCCTGCAGAATGAGTTTTAATCATTAAAGTCAATAACGTGACTGTGGCTGGATAAGACATCTCCCAGAGGAGCATAAAGCTTGTTGATCTGTGGTTATTTATattgatttgtgtcattttgg from Anoplopoma fimbria isolate UVic2021 breed Golden Eagle Sablefish chromosome 24, Afim_UVic_2022, whole genome shotgun sequence includes the following:
- the si:dkey-251i10.1 gene encoding ADP/ATP translocase 2, translated to MNETAVSFAKDFLAGGISAAISKTAVAPIERVKLLLQVQHASKQITVDKQYKGIMDCIVRIPKEQGFISFWRGNLANVIRYFPTQALNFAFKDKYKKIFLDGVDKRTQFWRYFAGNLASGGAAGATSLCFVYPLDFARTRLAADVGKPGAGREFNGLGDCLVKIFRSDGLKGLYQGFNVSVQGIIIYRAAYFGIYDTAKGMLPDSKNASILVSWMIAQSVTAVAGLTSYPFDTVRRRMMMQSGRKGADIMYSGTMDCWRKIARDEGGKAFFKGALSNVLRGMGGAFVLVLYDELKKVM